The genomic DNA AGCAGTGTGCCATGCGTATGCCTTCAAAGACACAGTCACTCTGGAATTTTCAGAGTGCCCCTTGCCAAGTGTTCGCGACAGGGGGAGAGTTGGTGAGTGAACCAGTTCACTTAGTCATGCCCGCTCCCTCCCCCGGGGATGCGAAGCGTGGCGCAGCCCCCCACTGTGAGGAATCGGTCGTGGCACCTGGCAGTGCGCTCATCCCCCGGCACGTCGACCTCACCCCCGGGACGGAAGCGCTCCGGTACTGCTTCGCATTGCCCGCCCACCCGGAATCGGTGGCAGGTGCGCGGCGGCTGACAAGGGCCCGGCTGGACGAGTGGCGCCTGGACGCGGACGCACACGAAGCGGCGGTCCTGGTCGTCTCGGAACTGGTCACCAACGCGGTGGTGCACACCGCGAGCGCCCGCGTCGTGTGCGAATTGCACTGCCTCGACAGACGGCTGCGCATAGCCGTACAGGATCAAGGACACCAACCCGGTGGCCCGAAGCTGCGCCGCACCGCCGATGACGAACACGGACGCGGCCTGCTGCTCGTCGACGCGATGAGCAGCGCCTGGGGATCCCGCGACGCCGGCGACGGCTCCGGCCGCATCGTCTGGGCAGAACTGCCGCACCGCACGGAGCCGTCATGTTGAGGAACGCAATGGCCCAGTTGCTCGGAACCCGCCGCTCCCGTGAGCCCCAGCCGCCCGGCGCCGGCGACAGCGGGGTACAGCTGCCGGTGCCGCCCGCGCTGTCGGCGAGTCTGGGCTGCGACGCGGTGGGGGTCCCGGCCGCCTACGGCTTCCGGCTGTTGTCCCATCTGCCACGCACCGGTTGCGTCTTCGCGGACGCCGACCGCTGGTGGTGGATCGTCCCGGCAGGTTCGGACCTCGAACTGGACTGGCCGGCGCAGGTCGCGTACGCCAGGGGTGCCTACGTCCCCGCGGTACGGCCGCGGCTGATCCACGCACCCGACAGCCGTACCCCCTACACCCCGCCCATTCCGCTCTTCCTGATGGTGTGCCAGGTCACCGGGGTGACACCGTCCTGGGCAGTGACCGATGGTCCCCGCGCGGTGCCCGCCGGCTGACCCCTACCCCCCTTACCACTGCCCTGACCTGGGGTTTTCTCCGCTCGGCGCACCGTCACGCTGCGTTGTCAGTGGCGGGTTCTAGTGTGGTGGCACTGATCGAGAAGCCCGCCACCGAGCGGGCTGTCCAGGTGCCAAGGGGGCGGGCCGGTGCGGCGCTGGGAGTACGTCGAGGGCAGTGCATCGAAGTTCTGGGAGACCGGGGCCGACGGCGTCCTGGTGACGGTGCGGTACGGGCGGTGCGGAACCGACGGGCGCACGCAGAGCAAGGAGTACGCGTCGGCGGACGCCGCGCAGGAGCAGGTCCGCAGGACGGTCGCGGAGAAGGAGCGCAAGGGCTACCGGGAGGTGGGCGGGGCCACGGTGGCTGCCGAGGCGCCGCCCCGGGCCCTCACGCAAGCCGCCGACGCCGGCGCGACTGCGGGTGCGCTGCCCGACGAGGACACCTTCGAGCTGCCGGCCGCCTGGCGGCGCCGGCTGCACCCACGGCGCGGGGGTGTGCGGCGCCCTGCGGGCAAGGCCTCGCAGGAAGCACTGGACACGGTGGAGCGCAGGCTCTCCGAGGAGCGGGGGTGGATCGCCGAGCTTCTGGCGGCTCCGCCCAGCGACGACCGCCTCGTCGAGTCCGCCCGGGCGCATCTGGCGGGCAGTCCCGATCCCGTCGGGGCGGCGGTCCTCGCCGCGGTGGTCGGCCTCCACCCGTTGACACCGGCGGCATGGGCGGACAGCTGGACCGAGGAGTACGGGCTGCCGTTCGCCGCCCGGGCGGCCGTGGAGCTCTTCACGGTCGAGGCGCACTGGACCCAGGAAGGAACGCGGCGGTACGACCCGTGGCTCGAGGCCCTCACGGGCCCCCGTAACGGGTACTGGACGGCGGCGCGCCGGCCGGCCGCCGACCGGATCCGCGCCCTCCTCGCGAACGCCGACGAGGAGACCTACCGGTCCACGGTCGCCGCGCTCGCCCGCTGCCGCGACGATGCGGTGCGCCGGATCGTCGTGTCGTATCTGGTGCCGAGCGAGACGGTGTGGGTGGCCGAGCTCTGTGCGGACCCTCAGGTGATCGCCGAGAACGACACCACCCTGCGCTCCATGGTGTTCTGTTCGCTCAACTCTTCCGAGCAGCTCAGCGAGCTCGCGGAGCGGCCCGGCCTCGGCTGGTCGATCGCGGTGATCGGGACGGTCGCGGAGGGCATCGGACCGGCGGTCGCACCGCTGCTGGCCGGCGCCGTGAGCGACCGATACCGCACGGACCATCAGAAGTTGATCGCGAACGCCCTGGTGGAGCTCCCGTCGGACGAGGCCTTCGGGCTTCTCCTCGCCCACTCGGAGGCGAAGCACGTCCGGGCCGCGCTGTTCGAAGCGGCGCACCGCTATCCGGTACGCGCGCTGCGGCTGTTCGCCGCGGCCGTGCGCGACGGTTCCGGCCCGGGCTCCGCCGATTCCACCCGGCTGCTGCTCGCCAGGCACATCGGCGCCCACCGCGAGCTGGTGTCGACGGTGCTCCCCACACTCGACGCCGGCCTCGCCGCGCTGGTCGATCCGCTGCTCGACCCGGCCGGCCGGGTCGCCGACGCCCTGTCGGAAGCGCTGCCGGAACTGCTGGTCTCCCCTCCGTGGTCGCGGCCGCGGAAGCCCACCCGCACGACGGTCGTCGACGGGCTGACGGCCGAGGCGGAGCCGGGTATCGCCTGGCTGCCGGGCGAGAAGGAGGAGTGGGCTGCCTGCCGCACCTGGTACAACCGCGAGCCTGAGGACATGCGCGGCAACGCGAAGTACTGGGAGGAGCAGACGGCTTCGTACACGGCGGAGGAGACCCTGACCGACCTCCACCCTGCCTGGATGTTCCTGCACGGCCCCGAGGAGACGGTCCGGCCGTGGCTCGGCAAATGGGCCCCGGACGACCTGTGGCACGCCGCGGAGACGCTCAAACCGATCGCCGCCCGCTTCGGACTCGACGCACTGCCGGTGCTGCTCCGTGCGGCGCCCCACCAGCCGAGTTCGCTCGCCTCGCTGTTCCTGCCGTACGTGGACGTCACGGTCGCCCGGCTCATGGCGGACTGGTCGATGCGGCTCAAATCCACTGCGACGACGACCCGTTCCTGGTTCACCCGGCACGGCGCCACAGCGGCCGCGCATCTGGTGCCGGACGCGGTCGGCAAGGCCGGGGCCGGCCGTCGCGCCGCCGAGCAGGCACTGCTGCAGATCGCCGCGGTCCACGGGGACGCGGTGGTGCGGGAGGCCGCCGCCGGATACGGCGCCGGTGCGGCAGGCGTGATCGACGAGCTGCTGTCGGCCGACCCGCTGGAGCGGGCGCTGCCCGCCAGGATGCCGGTCGTGCCCGCGTGGGCGGAGCCGGCCCTGCTGCCGCAGATCC from Streptomyces sp. NBC_01707 includes the following:
- a CDS encoding ATP-binding protein is translated as MAPGSALIPRHVDLTPGTEALRYCFALPAHPESVAGARRLTRARLDEWRLDADAHEAAVLVVSELVTNAVVHTASARVVCELHCLDRRLRIAVQDQGHQPGGPKLRRTADDEHGRGLLLVDAMSSAWGSRDAGDGSGRIVWAELPHRTEPSC
- a CDS encoding DUF4132 domain-containing protein → MRRWEYVEGSASKFWETGADGVLVTVRYGRCGTDGRTQSKEYASADAAQEQVRRTVAEKERKGYREVGGATVAAEAPPRALTQAADAGATAGALPDEDTFELPAAWRRRLHPRRGGVRRPAGKASQEALDTVERRLSEERGWIAELLAAPPSDDRLVESARAHLAGSPDPVGAAVLAAVVGLHPLTPAAWADSWTEEYGLPFAARAAVELFTVEAHWTQEGTRRYDPWLEALTGPRNGYWTAARRPAADRIRALLANADEETYRSTVAALARCRDDAVRRIVVSYLVPSETVWVAELCADPQVIAENDTTLRSMVFCSLNSSEQLSELAERPGLGWSIAVIGTVAEGIGPAVAPLLAGAVSDRYRTDHQKLIANALVELPSDEAFGLLLAHSEAKHVRAALFEAAHRYPVRALRLFAAAVRDGSGPGSADSTRLLLARHIGAHRELVSTVLPTLDAGLAALVDPLLDPAGRVADALSEALPELLVSPPWSRPRKPTRTTVVDGLTAEAEPGIAWLPGEKEEWAACRTWYNREPEDMRGNAKYWEEQTASYTAEETLTDLHPAWMFLHGPEETVRPWLGKWAPDDLWHAAETLKPIAARFGLDALPVLLRAAPHQPSSLASLFLPYVDVTVARLMADWSMRLKSTATTTRSWFTRHGATAAAHLVPDAVGKAGAGRRAAEQALLQIAAVHGDAVVREAAAGYGAGAAGVIDELLSADPLERALPARMPVVPAWAEPALLPQIRVRAGGALPEESVRHALMLLALSRPGETCPGVAVLRETAEPQSLATFAWALFEQWRLSGMPAKESWALHALGLLGDDGTVRGLTPLIRAWPGEGAHHRAVEGLDVLAAIGTDAALLHLHGISQRVKFKALKVRAQEKIAEVASGLGLTGEQLSDRLVPDFGLDAGGSTVVDYGTRRFTVGFDEQLRPYVLDGDGRRRKDLPMPGARDDAELAPAERKRFMALKKDVRTVASDQVRRLEAAMVAQRSWTMAEFRELFLRHPLLRHLVRRLVWLSETDGAITAFRVADDRTFANVEDDPFRPAEGAAVRIAHPLELGEELDDWSKVFADHEIRQPFPQLGRAVFRLTDEDAGGHRLTRFEGLKVPTGKVLGLERRGWERGVPQDAGVERWISKQLADNVCLVIALDSGIAVGVVDMFPDQTLETVWLDGRPNDHHPLRTYPLRFADLDPVTVSELLADLTELTEGVAS